A single genomic interval of Asinibacterium sp. OR53 harbors:
- a CDS encoding rod shape-determining protein, translating into MGLFNFFTQEIAMDLGTANTLIIHNDEVVVNEPSIVALNRNNMKEVLAVGKKALMMHEKTHESIRTVRPLKDGVIADFNAAELMIRELIKMIYPKKPLFPPSWRMVICIPSSITEVEKRAVRDSAEQAGAKEVYMIHEPMAAALGIGIDVEEPVGNMIIDIGGGTTGITVIALAGIVCDQSIRIAGDEFTADIMEALRRYHSLLIGERTAEQIKIQVGAAMKDLDNPPDDLPVNGRDLVTGIPKQIMVSYQEIAEALDKSIFKIEEAILKALETTPPELASDIYRRGLYLTGGGALLRGLDKRLSAKIKLPVHVADDPLKSVVRGTGLALKNYQRFPFIMR; encoded by the coding sequence ATGGGATTGTTCAATTTTTTCACACAGGAAATTGCGATGGACCTGGGTACTGCGAATACCCTCATCATACATAACGACGAAGTAGTAGTCAATGAGCCTTCTATAGTGGCGCTGAACCGTAACAACATGAAAGAAGTGTTGGCGGTAGGAAAGAAAGCGCTCATGATGCACGAAAAAACACACGAAAGCATCCGCACGGTTCGTCCGTTGAAAGACGGCGTGATCGCCGACTTCAACGCCGCCGAGTTGATGATCAGGGAACTGATCAAAATGATCTATCCAAAGAAACCCTTGTTCCCGCCCAGCTGGCGTATGGTCATCTGTATTCCTTCTTCCATTACCGAAGTTGAAAAACGTGCGGTGCGCGACAGTGCCGAGCAGGCAGGCGCCAAAGAAGTGTATATGATCCATGAGCCCATGGCCGCAGCACTGGGTATCGGCATCGACGTAGAAGAACCGGTTGGTAATATGATCATTGATATTGGTGGTGGTACAACAGGTATTACCGTGATCGCTCTTGCCGGCATTGTATGCGACCAGAGTATCCGTATCGCGGGTGATGAATTCACTGCCGATATCATGGAAGCCCTGCGTCGTTACCACAGCTTACTGATTGGTGAGCGTACCGCAGAACAGATCAAGATACAGGTGGGCGCTGCGATGAAAGACCTCGACAATCCGCCGGATGATCTTCCCGTAAACGGCCGTGACCTGGTAACAGGTATTCCTAAACAGATCATGGTAAGCTACCAGGAAATTGCAGAAGCACTGGATAAAAGCATTTTCAAAATAGAAGAAGCCATCCTGAAAGCGCTGGAGACCACGCCGCCCGAGCTGGCTTCTGATATCTACCGCAGAGGATTATACCTGACGGGGGGTGGCGCGCTGTTGCGTGGTCTGGACAAACGCCTCAGCGCCAAAATCAAATTGCCTGTGCACGTAGCCGATGATCCGCTCAAGAGCGTAGTACGCGGTACAGGATTGGCTTTAAAAAACTATCAGCGGTTTCCTTTTATTATGAGATAG
- the mreC gene encoding rod shape-determining protein MreC yields MKNIFFFIRRYFGFLSFLLLQIAAIILLSNASKTHEAFFSAALNEATGNLNHRYSNLRSYFSLKETNRQLAEENARLRNMLAANFQAPDSSRKAVTDTTLRDTLGHYRKYIYLPARVIGNTVTLQTNFITLERGTQQGVKKGMAVIGPEGIVGVVVEATNNISRVMSLLHRNSKVSAMLKKDNYAGSIEWDGVNPSYLQLKNVSKSAKVNKGDTVLTSNYSANFPSHLMVGTVAAISADPSSNFYLIKVKIATNFFNLQYVNVIANARYAEQTALENTPSKNP; encoded by the coding sequence TTGAAAAACATATTTTTCTTCATACGGCGGTACTTTGGTTTTCTCAGCTTCCTGCTGTTACAGATTGCTGCCATTATCTTATTAAGCAACGCAAGCAAAACCCACGAGGCTTTTTTCTCTGCTGCTCTCAATGAAGCAACCGGTAACCTCAACCATCGATACAGCAACCTGCGCAGTTATTTCAGCCTGAAAGAGACCAACCGGCAGCTGGCCGAAGAAAATGCGCGCCTGCGCAATATGCTGGCAGCCAATTTCCAGGCACCCGACAGCAGTCGCAAAGCTGTTACCGATACTACTTTGCGCGATACACTGGGACATTACCGTAAATACATTTATCTGCCGGCCAGGGTCATTGGTAATACCGTAACCTTGCAAACCAATTTCATTACATTGGAAAGAGGTACCCAACAAGGCGTTAAAAAAGGAATGGCTGTCATCGGTCCGGAAGGCATTGTAGGTGTTGTAGTGGAAGCCACTAACAACATCAGCCGCGTGATGAGCCTGTTGCACCGCAACAGCAAAGTGAGCGCCATGCTCAAGAAAGATAATTATGCAGGAAGCATCGAATGGGATGGCGTCAATCCCTCCTATCTGCAACTGAAAAATGTGAGCAAGAGTGCGAAAGTGAATAAAGGCGATACTGTACTCACCAGTAATTATTCCGCCAATTTTCCTTCACACCTGATGGTGGGCACTGTTGCCGCTATCAGCGCCGACCCCTCAAGTAATTTTTATCTCATCAAAGTAAAAATAGCCACTAATTTTTTCAACCTGCAATATGTTAACGTGATAGCCAATGCGCGCTATGCCGAGCAGACGGCGTTGGAAAATACCCCATCGAAAAATCCATGA
- the mrdA gene encoding penicillin-binding protein 2 has product MPVFNQNRSRVVQIVFACVILVIIGQLVNLQLFSAKYKLAADNNAFYRKVVYPDRGIIFDRKKKAILENAVSYDLIVIPADAKGTDTLALCNLLDIDTATYRKRMREIIFKNTSVKPSVFEALLTPEMYAKLNENMYKFPGFALNERSVRSYPYNAGAAVLGYIAEVDTGFLRRHKEEGYEMGDYVGRTGLENTYEKVLMGQRGIKRYIRDNRGRIQGSWENGAYDTTAIAGKNLYSSIDVELQKLGETLMTNKVGSIVAIDPKTGGILCMVSAPTYNPNYLTGNQRRKHFSELFLDPRLPLLNRTIATTYSPGSTFKTVVGIAGLTEGVINEREMISCPGYFTGCGTGKPKCLDKGVFNFKEAVAHSDNTYFSTVYKRILDQRRYGSIDSSLTVFNKYAYSFGLGRRLGIDLPSEKKGNIPTPQFYRNPKMYGAYFQSCNIISNAIGQGEVSTTLAQLANVMAIIANRGWYYVPHLIDSIEGGDEFNMLQAYKTKHHTANHISDSVFEAVQDGMQAVVEYGTAVRSRIPGINMCGKTGTVENYAKVNGKVEKQIDHSFFGAFAPRENPKIAIAVICENAGQGAWAAAPIASLLVEKYLRDSISGTERKAMLEEFTKKNLIPALMRKAIAARDSSRQAKESEAAKKAMRDTSNIEEEPDIDTPPPAPVNNPPKPNKDKQQHRITTQAILPDDPRKFLSKRTASA; this is encoded by the coding sequence ATGCCGGTATTTAATCAGAACAGGAGCCGCGTAGTGCAAATTGTTTTTGCCTGCGTTATCCTGGTCATCATTGGCCAGCTGGTCAACCTACAACTGTTCTCTGCCAAATACAAATTGGCGGCCGATAATAATGCTTTCTACCGGAAAGTGGTGTATCCCGACCGCGGTATCATCTTCGATCGTAAAAAAAAGGCTATCCTTGAAAACGCTGTCAGCTACGACCTGATAGTCATTCCCGCCGACGCGAAGGGAACCGATACATTAGCGCTTTGCAACCTGCTGGACATCGATACCGCCACTTACCGCAAAAGAATGCGGGAGATCATTTTCAAGAACACCAGTGTAAAACCCAGCGTTTTCGAAGCATTGCTTACGCCTGAAATGTATGCAAAGCTGAATGAGAACATGTATAAGTTTCCCGGTTTTGCGCTGAACGAACGGTCAGTGAGGAGTTATCCTTATAACGCTGGCGCCGCTGTTCTCGGATACATCGCAGAAGTAGATACCGGTTTTCTCAGAAGACATAAAGAGGAAGGTTATGAGATGGGCGATTATGTGGGAAGAACAGGCCTGGAAAATACATACGAGAAAGTGCTGATGGGACAAAGGGGCATCAAACGCTACATCAGGGATAACAGGGGCCGTATACAGGGGTCATGGGAAAATGGCGCTTATGATACAACCGCTATTGCCGGAAAAAACTTGTATTCCAGCATCGACGTTGAATTACAAAAACTCGGCGAAACATTAATGACCAATAAGGTAGGAAGCATTGTGGCCATTGATCCCAAAACAGGTGGCATCCTTTGCATGGTAAGTGCCCCGACTTACAACCCGAACTACCTCACGGGAAATCAGCGCAGGAAACATTTCTCTGAACTCTTTCTCGATCCCAGGCTGCCCTTGCTCAACAGAACCATTGCTACTACTTACTCGCCGGGGTCTACCTTTAAAACAGTAGTAGGTATTGCCGGTTTAACTGAAGGCGTAATCAACGAAAGAGAAATGATCAGCTGTCCCGGTTATTTTACCGGTTGCGGTACGGGCAAGCCTAAATGTCTCGATAAAGGTGTATTCAATTTTAAAGAAGCGGTTGCGCATAGTGACAATACCTACTTCTCCACAGTATATAAGCGAATACTGGATCAACGAAGATATGGCAGTATAGACAGCTCCCTGACCGTATTCAACAAATATGCCTATTCGTTTGGCCTGGGCCGTAGATTGGGCATAGACCTGCCCTCTGAGAAAAAAGGAAACATCCCTACACCTCAATTCTACCGTAATCCCAAAATGTATGGCGCTTATTTTCAATCCTGTAATATTATTTCCAACGCTATAGGGCAAGGCGAGGTAAGCACTACATTAGCACAGCTAGCCAATGTAATGGCCATCATTGCCAACAGGGGCTGGTATTATGTACCCCATCTTATCGACTCAATTGAAGGAGGAGATGAGTTCAACATGCTGCAAGCATACAAGACAAAACACCATACTGCCAATCATATCTCCGACTCTGTTTTTGAAGCAGTGCAGGATGGCATGCAGGCCGTGGTAGAATATGGAACAGCTGTCAGGTCGAGAATACCGGGTATCAACATGTGCGGCAAAACGGGTACGGTAGAGAACTATGCCAAAGTCAATGGCAAAGTAGAAAAACAGATCGATCACTCTTTCTTTGGTGCTTTTGCTCCAAGAGAAAATCCTAAAATAGCTATTGCGGTCATTTGCGAAAATGCAGGTCAGGGTGCCTGGGCCGCCGCTCCTATTGCCAGCCTGCTGGTAGAGAAATATTTAAGGGATTCTATCTCGGGAACAGAACGGAAAGCGATGCTGGAAGAGTTCACTAAAAAGAACCTGATCCCCGCATTGATGCGAAAAGCAATAGCCGCAAGGGATTCCAGCAGACAGGCAAAAGAATCGGAAGCCGCGAAGAAAGCCATGCGTGATACTTCGAATATTGAGGAGGAACCTGATATAGACACTCCTCCTCCCGCACCTGTAAACAATCCACCTAAACCCAACAAAGACAAACAACAGCATAGGATAACAACACAGGCTATTCTGCCCGATGACCCACGTAAATTTTTATCAAAGAGAACAGCAAGCGCTTAA
- the rodA gene encoding rod shape-determining protein RodA: protein MNNRSNKVAQGVDFTMIWLYAIMVSIGILCIFMVEYRTGTNWAQSFLSGKTNYSKQLIFSGICAIVAIFILLTDSKLFTAFANLLYAFGIVLMLATFVLGKNINGSKSWIPLGGGFNLQPAEVCKIFTALALAKFISRQEVDFSKLRSQIIASIIAAAPAMLSILQHEMGLALVYSSFLVAMYREGLPGQILVVGSSFAVLVIATLVVEPNLLAIILTVIAAVLIFMLRKQFRRNKGLLTIIIGTWLLCVGVQRFVVPYIFNNVFECYQSTRIYSMVGKEYDCSLNKKSARKNPNEKAAHKPDDYNVRQSKIAIGSGGLLGRGFLKGTQTRGKYVPEQHTDFIFTSLGEAFGFSGCLVFLLLYLFMLFRIIKIAERQRSTFSRVYAYSVASIIFFHIAVNVSMTIGLFPIVGIPLPLISYGGSSLLTFTVLIFVLLRLDADRQMVLR, encoded by the coding sequence ATGAATAACAGGAGTAACAAAGTGGCACAGGGTGTAGATTTTACCATGATATGGCTCTATGCTATCATGGTAAGCATAGGTATTCTTTGCATATTCATGGTAGAATATCGCACCGGCACCAACTGGGCGCAGTCTTTTCTCAGCGGTAAAACCAACTACAGCAAACAGCTCATCTTCAGTGGCATCTGTGCCATCGTTGCCATTTTCATCCTGCTAACAGACAGTAAATTGTTTACCGCTTTTGCCAACCTGCTCTATGCTTTCGGGATTGTGCTGATGCTGGCCACTTTTGTATTGGGGAAAAATATCAACGGCTCTAAAAGCTGGATACCACTGGGCGGAGGCTTCAACCTGCAGCCGGCAGAAGTTTGCAAGATCTTTACTGCGCTGGCATTGGCCAAGTTCATATCGCGACAAGAAGTGGATTTCAGCAAGCTGCGCTCACAGATCATTGCAAGCATTATTGCTGCGGCTCCTGCTATGTTGTCGATCTTACAGCATGAGATGGGATTGGCCCTCGTATATTCTTCTTTCCTAGTTGCCATGTACCGTGAGGGGCTGCCAGGCCAGATACTGGTTGTGGGCTCTTCTTTTGCCGTACTGGTAATTGCCACACTGGTAGTGGAACCCAACTTGCTGGCCATCATTCTTACTGTTATTGCCGCTGTGCTGATCTTTATGTTACGTAAACAATTCCGGAGGAACAAAGGATTGCTTACCATTATTATAGGAACCTGGTTACTCTGTGTGGGCGTACAGCGTTTTGTAGTGCCCTATATATTCAACAACGTATTCGAATGCTATCAAAGTACCCGCATTTACAGCATGGTGGGTAAAGAATACGATTGCAGCCTGAACAAAAAATCGGCGCGGAAAAACCCCAATGAAAAAGCGGCGCATAAACCAGACGACTATAACGTAAGACAAAGCAAGATAGCCATTGGCTCGGGAGGGTTATTGGGGCGGGGCTTCCTCAAAGGAACCCAAACAAGGGGTAAATACGTACCTGAACAACATACCGATTTCATCTTTACATCATTGGGCGAAGCCTTTGGTTTTTCGGGCTGCCTGGTATTCCTGTTGCTTTATCTTTTCATGCTCTTCCGCATCATCAAAATTGCCGAAAGACAGCGAAGTACTTTCAGCCGGGTATACGCTTACAGTGTGGCCAGTATCATCTTCTTCCATATTGCCGTGAACGTTAGTATGACCATTGGGTTGTTTCCCATTGTGGGCATACCTTTGCCGCTGATCAGTTACGGAGGATCTTCATTACTGACTTTTACCGTGCTGATCTTCGTCCTGCTGAGGCTGGATGCTGACAGACAAATGGTTTTAAGATGA
- a CDS encoding MBL fold metallo-hydrolase, with the protein MSNPIQIVPLSEGAFTVDKTKVFNPFDPETQVLNSRPVGSMLVEIQPFVVITDNDIILLDTGLGYNDADGKPQLHNNLLKAGINPSQVTKVLMSHLHKDHAGGITLTDDRTGERFISFPYATYYVQKREFDFAMEAGNASYISEDFSLLEDFSRVEWLTNDDGWIGDQIHYRLTGAHSKFHQVFSIVSNGKTVFFGGDDAPQLQQMKNRFVAKYDYDGKKCMELRQQWWQEGQEKSWTFLFYHDIKTPVWGENN; encoded by the coding sequence ATGAGCAACCCTATTCAAATCGTTCCGCTTTCAGAAGGCGCATTCACAGTAGATAAGACAAAAGTTTTCAATCCCTTCGATCCGGAAACACAAGTGCTGAACAGCAGGCCCGTTGGAAGCATGCTGGTTGAGATACAGCCTTTTGTTGTGATAACGGATAACGATATCATCCTGCTGGATACAGGGCTGGGATATAACGATGCCGATGGCAAACCCCAACTGCACAACAACCTGCTGAAAGCGGGCATCAATCCTTCCCAGGTTACCAAAGTGCTGATGAGCCACTTACACAAAGACCACGCAGGCGGCATCACGCTTACAGATGACAGAACAGGAGAACGTTTCATCAGCTTCCCGTATGCTACTTATTACGTGCAAAAAAGAGAGTTCGATTTTGCGATGGAAGCAGGCAATGCTTCTTATATTTCTGAAGACTTCAGTTTGTTAGAAGATTTTAGCAGGGTAGAATGGTTGACAAATGATGATGGATGGATCGGCGATCAAATCCATTACCGGTTAACTGGTGCGCACAGTAAATTTCACCAGGTATTCAGCATTGTTTCCAATGGGAAGACCGTTTTTTTCGGAGGTGACGATGCACCGCAATTACAACAAATGAAAAACCGCTTCGTGGCCAAATACGATTACGACGGAAAAAAATGCATGGAATTAAGACAGCAATGGTGGCAGGAAGGACAGGAAAAAAGCTGGACCTTTTTATTCTACCACGATATCAAAACACCTGTTTGGGGAGAAAATAATTAA